In Achromobacter xylosoxidans A8, a single window of DNA contains:
- a CDS encoding low affinity iron permease family protein, translating into MPSTRISKRQSPGKRSERAEGTARASAGHAAAGRAKAGSAKAGSAKARRAVGRRASAGHASAGRTSAGRTSAGRANPISRFFDHFAAHVTRWAGSPIAFGLALITVIIWGASGPAFAYSEVWQLVINTGTTIVTFLMVFLIQQSQNKDSEALHLKLDELLIALKGADERLVDAERLDEDKLLALAAACTARARKERRQRMHSRRKP; encoded by the coding sequence ATGCCGAGCACCCGCATTTCCAAACGGCAGTCACCCGGTAAGCGATCGGAGCGCGCCGAAGGTACTGCTCGAGCCTCAGCCGGCCATGCCGCAGCCGGCCGCGCCAAAGCCGGCAGTGCCAAAGCTGGCAGTGCCAAAGCCCGCCGAGCCGTAGGCCGCCGCGCCTCAGCCGGCCACGCCTCAGCCGGCCGCACCTCAGCCGGCCGCACCTCAGCCGGCCGCGCCAATCCAATATCCCGCTTTTTCGATCATTTCGCCGCCCATGTGACAAGGTGGGCGGGGTCGCCGATCGCGTTCGGGCTGGCGCTCATCACGGTGATCATCTGGGGCGCATCCGGACCTGCGTTTGCCTATTCTGAAGTCTGGCAGTTGGTGATCAATACCGGGACGACCATTGTGACCTTCCTGATGGTTTTCCTTATCCAGCAAAGCCAGAACAAGGACAGCGAGGCGCTGCATCTGAAATTGGATGAACTGCTGATCGCGCTCAAGGGCGCGGACGAACGACTGGTCGACGCCGAGCGCCTGGACGAAGACAAGCTGCTGGCCCTGGCCGCCGCCTGCACGGCGCGCGCCAGGAAGGAACGGCGCCAGCGCATGCATAGCCGGAGAAAGCCATGA
- a CDS encoding flavodoxin family protein has translation MTETKPMVRKGQYAGPLTREEFRLRFMRRFYDPAFLVEREALERLETIAWNAYEEGRKSPVTVKAGAGYADPDYDLSVEWKETRDRLERAAVAQRDPGTASRVLVVVGAARNDGTCPGEVSKSWRLAGIVLSELQTAGMQTDMLDLSRLTSEYQYQIHPCKGCVSTAMPLCHWPCSCYPNHSLGQDNDAMAGIYEQWVAAHGVILIAPTYWYQSPSPLKLMIDRLVCADGGNPDPTLTGGKDPLKAKQVELAGWPYPKHLAGRAYGLVVHGDVAGIESQRRALTDWLDWMGLIDAGAASRLDRYISYYRPYATSHDDLDQDLAVQQEVRNVARAMANFLPRLRQGECASQDQGIRNPRPK, from the coding sequence ATGACCGAAACCAAACCGATGGTGCGCAAGGGGCAATACGCAGGCCCGCTTACGCGCGAGGAGTTCCGCTTGCGCTTCATGCGGCGCTTCTACGATCCCGCCTTCCTGGTTGAGCGCGAGGCGCTGGAACGCCTGGAAACGATCGCCTGGAACGCCTATGAAGAGGGCCGCAAGTCGCCTGTCACCGTCAAGGCCGGGGCGGGCTACGCCGATCCCGACTACGACTTGTCGGTCGAATGGAAGGAAACGCGCGACCGGCTGGAGCGCGCCGCCGTGGCGCAGCGGGATCCAGGTACGGCATCGCGCGTCCTGGTCGTCGTCGGCGCCGCGCGCAATGATGGCACCTGTCCGGGCGAAGTCTCCAAGAGCTGGCGGCTGGCGGGCATCGTCCTGAGCGAATTGCAGACGGCTGGCATGCAGACCGACATGCTGGACCTCAGCCGCCTGACGTCCGAGTACCAATACCAGATCCATCCCTGCAAAGGCTGCGTGTCGACCGCGATGCCTTTATGCCATTGGCCGTGCAGCTGTTACCCGAACCACTCGCTGGGGCAGGACAACGACGCCATGGCCGGCATCTATGAGCAGTGGGTCGCGGCCCACGGCGTGATCCTGATTGCGCCCACCTACTGGTACCAATCGCCCAGCCCCTTGAAGCTGATGATAGACAGGCTGGTCTGCGCGGATGGCGGCAATCCCGATCCCACGCTGACCGGCGGCAAGGATCCGCTGAAGGCCAAGCAGGTCGAATTGGCCGGCTGGCCGTACCCCAAGCATCTGGCCGGCCGCGCCTACGGCCTGGTGGTGCACGGGGACGTGGCGGGGATCGAATCGCAGCGGCGCGCGCTCACCGACTGGCTGGACTGGATGGGGCTGATCGACGCGGGAGCGGCATCGCGCCTGGATCGCTACATCAGCTATTACCGCCCGTATGCCACCAGCCACGACGACCTGGACCAGGATCTGGCGGTGCAGCAGGAAGTGCGCAATGTGGCGCGGGCCATGGCCAATTTCCTGCCGCGCCTGCGGCAGGGCGAATGCGCGTCACAGGACCAGGGCATCCGCAATCCCCGCCCCAAGTAA
- a CDS encoding NnrS family protein, translating to MSTLLSIEEPAAVPSRPRPQWRAFTEMGFRPLYLAGCFWALASVLLWVHAPARLTGVLNGMFWHAHEMLWGFVATIAVGFLLTAGANWTGKNPLRGTPLAALCAVWIVARAGYLVPGRTAFVVAAAADLLFFLWAAGALGRAVAVTRNQRNYGIPFLLLGLAATNALYLWASVQGDYFALMRYFNAGLLCMAVLTLLIARRVIPFFAKRAVAGLDIPPHTRSGHWQLGTGIVAIACLLAGQPQAAALALAATGLIALAQWISWKPWAVRKVPLLWILYAGYGGLGIGLLVGAAQLAGYVLRPAWPAHVIGVAGFSVLILGMVTRTALGHLGRPLRTDRSMVLSYALMILAALLRLAALLPTAATIGLLHASATAWALAFGLYLWRFFPMMIRPRADAGKSAAPVMKVVPVARRPAA from the coding sequence ATGAGCACGCTGCTTAGCATCGAAGAACCCGCCGCGGTCCCAAGCCGTCCGCGCCCCCAATGGCGCGCCTTCACGGAAATGGGCTTCCGGCCGCTGTACCTGGCCGGCTGTTTCTGGGCGCTGGCGTCCGTGCTGTTGTGGGTGCATGCCCCTGCCCGCCTGACGGGCGTGTTGAATGGCATGTTCTGGCATGCGCACGAGATGCTGTGGGGCTTCGTCGCCACCATCGCCGTGGGATTCCTGCTGACGGCGGGCGCCAACTGGACCGGCAAGAACCCCTTGCGGGGCACGCCCCTGGCGGCGCTGTGCGCGGTCTGGATCGTGGCGCGCGCGGGCTATCTCGTGCCCGGACGCACGGCCTTCGTGGTGGCCGCTGCGGCGGACCTGCTGTTCTTCCTGTGGGCCGCGGGCGCGCTGGGCCGCGCCGTTGCCGTCACGCGCAACCAGCGCAATTACGGCATTCCCTTTCTGCTGCTGGGCCTGGCCGCGACCAACGCGCTCTATCTCTGGGCCTCGGTCCAGGGCGACTACTTCGCGCTGATGCGCTACTTCAATGCCGGCCTGCTGTGCATGGCGGTGCTGACGCTGCTGATCGCGCGCCGCGTCATCCCCTTCTTCGCCAAGCGCGCGGTGGCCGGGCTGGACATTCCGCCCCACACCCGCAGCGGCCATTGGCAGTTGGGTACCGGCATAGTCGCCATCGCCTGCCTGCTGGCGGGCCAGCCGCAGGCGGCCGCGCTGGCGCTGGCCGCCACCGGACTGATCGCCCTGGCGCAATGGATATCGTGGAAGCCCTGGGCGGTGCGAAAGGTGCCGCTGCTATGGATCCTGTACGCGGGTTATGGCGGCCTGGGCATAGGCCTGTTGGTGGGCGCGGCGCAACTGGCCGGCTATGTGCTGCGGCCGGCCTGGCCCGCGCACGTGATCGGCGTGGCCGGTTTCTCGGTGTTGATCCTGGGCATGGTCACGCGCACCGCGCTCGGCCACCTGGGGCGGCCGCTGCGGACCGACCGCAGCATGGTCTTGAGCTATGCGCTGATGATATTGGCGGCATTGCTGCGCCTGGCCGCCCTGCTCCCGACCGCCGCCACCATCGGCTTGCTACATGCCTCGGCGACGGCCTGGGCGCTGGCGTTCGGGCTATACCTGTGGCGCTTCTTCCCGATGATGATCCGGCCGCGCGCCGATGCGGGCAAGAGCGCCGCGCCGGTGATGAAGGTGGTGCCCGTCGCGCGGCGTCCGGCGGCCTGA
- a CDS encoding MFS transporter: MAASHSSAGAPMRVLISSTFAFTICFAVWMIFAVLGIPIKQQLGLSETEFGLLAAMPVLTGSLVRVPLGIWTDRYGGRPVFFILMLLAVVPIWLLSYATEYWQFLVLALFVGLTGGSFSVGTPYVARWFPRNKQGLAMGVFGAGNSGSAITKFVAPALIAAAGGAWVIVPQVYAVALLVTAILFWLFSASDPAHRVKSGASLSAQMAMLKDPRVWRYCQYYSVVFGGYVALALWMTKYYIGEYGFDMKLAALLAACFSLPGGVLRALGGWISDRYGAYKTTWWVMWVCWVAFFLLSYPQTEFTVATANGPRSFGIALGPVAFTVLLFVVGIAMAIGKASVFKFISDEFGENIGAVSGIVGLAGGLGGFVLPIMFGILLDLTGVRSSAFMLLYGTVCVSLIFMHFSFRPESAAVARQHAAAPSTTS, from the coding sequence ATGGCAGCAAGTCATTCCTCGGCCGGCGCGCCGATGCGGGTCCTGATTTCAAGCACATTCGCCTTCACCATCTGTTTCGCGGTGTGGATGATCTTCGCGGTGCTGGGCATACCCATCAAGCAGCAGTTGGGCCTGTCCGAAACCGAGTTCGGCCTGCTGGCCGCCATGCCGGTGCTGACCGGTTCGCTGGTGCGGGTGCCGCTGGGCATCTGGACCGACCGCTACGGCGGCCGGCCGGTGTTCTTCATCCTGATGCTGCTGGCCGTGGTGCCGATCTGGCTGCTGTCCTATGCCACCGAGTATTGGCAGTTCCTGGTACTGGCGCTGTTCGTCGGCCTGACGGGCGGTTCGTTCTCGGTCGGTACGCCCTATGTGGCGCGCTGGTTCCCGCGCAACAAGCAGGGTCTGGCGATGGGCGTGTTCGGCGCGGGCAATTCGGGCTCGGCCATCACCAAGTTCGTGGCCCCGGCGTTGATCGCGGCGGCGGGTGGCGCCTGGGTCATCGTGCCCCAGGTCTATGCCGTGGCGCTGTTGGTCACCGCGATTCTGTTCTGGCTGTTCTCTGCTTCCGACCCGGCGCACCGCGTGAAGAGCGGCGCCAGCCTGTCGGCGCAGATGGCCATGCTGAAGGATCCCCGCGTCTGGCGCTATTGCCAGTACTACTCGGTGGTGTTCGGCGGCTACGTGGCGCTGGCGCTGTGGATGACCAAGTACTACATCGGCGAATACGGCTTCGACATGAAGCTGGCGGCGCTGTTGGCGGCTTGCTTCTCACTGCCTGGCGGCGTGCTGCGGGCCCTCGGCGGCTGGATCTCCGACCGCTACGGCGCCTACAAGACCACCTGGTGGGTGATGTGGGTGTGCTGGGTGGCGTTCTTCCTGCTGAGCTATCCGCAAACGGAATTCACCGTCGCGACCGCCAACGGCCCGCGCAGCTTCGGCATCGCGCTGGGACCGGTCGCCTTCACCGTGCTGCTGTTCGTGGTCGGCATCGCCATGGCCATCGGCAAGGCCTCGGTCTTCAAGTTCATCTCGGACGAGTTCGGCGAAAACATCGGCGCGGTTTCCGGCATCGTCGGCCTGGCCGGCGGCCTGGGCGGCTTCGTGCTGCCGATCATGTTCGGCATCCTGCTGGACCTGACGGGCGTGCGCTCCAGCGCCTTCATGCTGCTGTACGGCACCGTCTGCGTCTCCCTCATCTTCATGCACTTCAGTTTCCGGCCGGAAAGCGCGGCCGTCGCCCGGCAACACGCTGCCGCTCCTTCCACCACCTCCTGA
- a CDS encoding NarK family nitrate/nitrite MFS transporter, with product MSSTQVLARWEPDNPGFWKQTGARVANRNLWISIPALMLAFSIWMLWSVVVVNLDRAGFMLSKNQMFWLTALPALSGATLRIFYSFLVPVFGGRKWTAISTASLLIPALGMGFALRDPTTTFPTLLILALLCGLGGGNFSSSMANISFFFPKEKKGLATGLNAGIGNLGVSLVQFVVPVVISIGVFGVAGGEPQVITVNGAQQNLWLQNAGFIWVIPIALASIAAWFGMNDIADARASFADQAVIFKRKHNWLMCWLYVGTFGSFIGFSAGFAMLTKTLFPQVDPMAYAFLGPLLGSLTRPFGGWVSDKLGGARVTLFTFAAMIAAVLGVVTFLPVAGQTGNFTGFLTMFIVLFALTGVGNGSTFRMIPVIFLRERTQAAEGKGAAAQKQAQADAAKESAAVLGFSGAIGAYGGFFIPRSFGTSLEMTGSVQAALYCFIGFYATCMVITWWYYARRNAPVPC from the coding sequence ATGTCTTCCACTCAAGTCCTTGCGCGCTGGGAGCCGGATAATCCCGGCTTCTGGAAGCAGACCGGCGCCCGCGTCGCCAACCGCAATCTCTGGATCTCGATTCCTGCGCTGATGCTGGCGTTCAGCATCTGGATGCTCTGGAGCGTGGTGGTGGTCAACCTGGACCGCGCCGGTTTCATGCTGTCCAAGAACCAGATGTTCTGGCTGACGGCGCTGCCGGCGCTGTCGGGCGCGACCCTGCGCATCTTCTACTCCTTCCTGGTGCCGGTCTTCGGCGGGCGCAAGTGGACGGCCATTTCCACCGCCTCGCTGCTGATTCCGGCGCTGGGCATGGGTTTTGCCCTGCGCGACCCGACCACCACCTTTCCGACCCTGCTGATCCTGGCGCTGCTGTGCGGCCTGGGCGGCGGCAACTTCAGCTCCAGCATGGCCAACATCAGCTTCTTCTTTCCCAAGGAAAAGAAGGGCCTGGCCACCGGGCTGAACGCCGGCATCGGCAACCTGGGCGTGTCCCTGGTGCAGTTCGTGGTGCCGGTGGTGATTTCCATCGGCGTGTTCGGCGTGGCGGGCGGCGAGCCCCAGGTCATCACCGTCAATGGCGCGCAGCAGAACCTGTGGCTGCAGAACGCCGGCTTCATCTGGGTGATCCCCATCGCGCTGGCGTCCATCGCGGCCTGGTTCGGCATGAACGACATCGCCGACGCCCGCGCCTCGTTCGCGGACCAGGCCGTCATCTTCAAGCGCAAGCACAACTGGCTGATGTGCTGGCTGTACGTGGGCACCTTCGGCTCGTTCATCGGCTTTTCGGCAGGCTTCGCCATGCTGACCAAGACGCTGTTCCCGCAGGTCGACCCCATGGCCTATGCCTTCCTCGGCCCGCTGCTGGGCTCGCTGACGCGGCCGTTCGGCGGCTGGGTTTCGGACAAGCTGGGCGGCGCGCGGGTCACGCTGTTCACCTTTGCGGCCATGATCGCGGCGGTGCTGGGCGTGGTGACGTTCCTGCCGGTGGCCGGACAGACCGGGAATTTCACCGGCTTCCTGACCATGTTCATCGTCTTGTTCGCGCTGACCGGCGTGGGCAATGGCTCGACCTTCCGCATGATTCCCGTGATCTTCCTGCGCGAACGCACGCAGGCGGCCGAGGGCAAGGGCGCCGCGGCGCAGAAGCAGGCCCAGGCGGACGCCGCCAAGGAATCGGCCGCGGTGCTGGGCTTCTCGGGCGCGATCGGCGCGTACGGCGGCTTTTTCATCCCGCGCAGCTTCGGCACCTCGCTGGAGATGACGGGCAGCGTGCAGGCCGCTCTCTATTGCTTCATCGGTTTCTACGCCACCTGCATGGTTATCACCTGGTGGTACTACGCCCGCCGCAATGCGCCGGTGCCTTGCTAG
- a CDS encoding nitrate reductase subunit alpha, protein MSHFLDRLKFMSRVKSTFADGHGVTVNEDRKWENAYRARWQHDKVVRSTHGVNCTGSCSWKVYVKNGLITWETQQTDYPRTRPDLPNHEPRGCPRGASYSWYVYSAQRVKYPMIRGRLMEMWREARKTMDPIAAWEWISQDPTRAKRYKAVRGLGGFVRADWDTAMEIIAAANALTIKKFGPDRVIGFSPIPAMSMVSYAAGARYLSLLGGACLSFYDWYCDLPPASPQIWGEQTDVPESADWYNSTYLMVWGSNVPQTRTPDAHFYTEVRYKGTKTVAVSSDFGEMVKFGDIWLAPKQGTDAALAMAMGHVILKEFHLSGASDYFRDYVRRYTDMPMLVLLQERDGFYAPDHFLRASHLDGALGEQNNPDWKTLVLDAKSGDLVAPNGSIGFRWGEGAVNGGEKVGRWNLESKDGGSGREIEPTLSLLDQSDAVIGVGFPYFGSEHGELQVRNVPARRIRLADGSEALVATVYDLQMANYGLDRGLGGGNVASSYDDDVPYTPAWQEKHTGVPRAQVIQVAREFAQNAHDTEGKSMVIVGAGLNHWYHMDMIYRGIINMLMMCGCVGKSGGGWAHYVGQEKLRPQFGWAPLAFASDWVRPPRQMNGTSFFYAHTSQWRHEKLNVQEILGPTADRGRYGDLSMIDLNARAERMGWLPSAPQLRTNPLDVVAQAESQGKDPVAYVAEQLKSGELRMSCEDPDDPANFPRNMFVWRSNILGSSGKGHEYFLKYLLGTQNAVFGDEADAIKPTEVTYQEDAAEGKLDLLTVLDFRMSTTCLYGDIVLPTATWYEKDDLNTSDMHPFIHPLSEAVQPLWESKTDWEIYKLLAKKFSEIGGPYLGKRRDVVLTPLMHDTPGELGQAFEPKDWKLGECDLVPGKTAPNMTVVERDYNDIYRKFTSVGPLLDKLGNGGKGINWNTEHEVHELAGINEAVSEPGVSQGRPKLDTAIDAAEMILTFAPETNGHVSVKAWEALSKITGREHAHLAIGREHDKIRFRDIQAQPRKIISAPTWSGLESEEVSYNAGYTNVHELIPWRTLTGRQQFYQDHRWMLDFGEGSCVYKPAIDTKTVAPMLGRYPNGEKELVLNWLTPHQKWGIHSTYSDNLRMLTLSRGGPHVWISEAEAKQAGLVDNDWVEVFNVNGTLTARVVVSQRVPVGMCLMYHAQEKIVNVPGAETSGKRGGIHNSVTRTVLKPTHMIGGYAQQAYGFNYYGTVGANRDEFVVLRKMKKVDWLEGPLVETQQEEKQS, encoded by the coding sequence ATGAGCCATTTCCTGGACCGCTTGAAGTTCATGTCGCGAGTGAAGTCCACCTTCGCGGACGGTCACGGCGTAACGGTCAACGAGGACCGCAAGTGGGAAAACGCCTACCGCGCCCGCTGGCAGCACGACAAGGTGGTGCGTTCGACGCACGGCGTCAACTGCACCGGCTCCTGCTCGTGGAAGGTCTACGTCAAGAACGGCCTGATCACCTGGGAAACCCAGCAGACCGACTACCCGCGCACGCGGCCCGACCTGCCCAACCATGAACCCCGCGGCTGTCCGCGAGGCGCTTCGTACAGCTGGTACGTGTATTCGGCGCAGCGCGTGAAGTACCCGATGATCCGCGGCCGTCTCATGGAAATGTGGCGCGAGGCCCGCAAGACCATGGACCCGATCGCGGCCTGGGAATGGATCAGCCAGGATCCCACGCGCGCCAAACGCTACAAGGCGGTGCGCGGCCTGGGCGGCTTCGTGCGCGCCGACTGGGACACGGCGATGGAGATCATCGCCGCCGCCAATGCGCTGACGATCAAGAAGTTCGGTCCCGACCGCGTGATCGGATTTTCGCCGATTCCGGCCATGTCCATGGTCAGCTACGCCGCCGGCGCGCGCTACCTCAGCCTGCTGGGCGGAGCCTGCCTGAGCTTCTACGACTGGTACTGCGACCTGCCGCCGGCCAGCCCGCAGATCTGGGGTGAACAGACCGACGTGCCCGAATCGGCCGACTGGTACAACTCGACCTACCTGATGGTGTGGGGCTCCAACGTGCCCCAGACCCGCACGCCGGACGCGCACTTCTACACCGAGGTCCGCTACAAGGGCACCAAGACGGTGGCCGTGTCCAGCGACTTCGGCGAAATGGTCAAGTTCGGCGATATCTGGCTGGCGCCCAAGCAGGGCACCGATGCCGCGCTGGCCATGGCCATGGGCCATGTGATCCTGAAGGAATTCCACCTGTCGGGCGCTTCGGACTACTTCCGCGACTACGTGCGGCGCTATACCGACATGCCCATGCTGGTGCTGCTGCAGGAGCGCGACGGCTTTTATGCGCCCGACCACTTCCTGCGCGCCTCGCATCTGGACGGCGCCCTGGGCGAGCAGAACAACCCCGATTGGAAGACGCTGGTGCTGGACGCCAAGAGCGGCGACCTGGTTGCGCCCAACGGCAGCATCGGCTTTCGCTGGGGCGAGGGCGCGGTCAACGGCGGCGAAAAGGTCGGCCGTTGGAACCTGGAGTCCAAGGACGGCGGCAGCGGCCGCGAGATCGAGCCCACGCTCAGTCTGCTGGACCAGTCCGACGCCGTGATCGGCGTGGGCTTCCCGTACTTCGGCAGCGAGCATGGTGAACTGCAGGTGCGCAACGTGCCGGCGCGCCGCATCCGCCTGGCCGACGGCAGCGAGGCCCTGGTGGCCACGGTGTACGACCTGCAAATGGCCAACTATGGCCTGGACCGCGGCCTGGGTGGCGGCAACGTCGCCAGTTCCTATGACGACGACGTGCCGTACACGCCCGCCTGGCAGGAAAAGCACACCGGCGTGCCGCGCGCGCAGGTGATCCAGGTGGCGCGCGAGTTCGCGCAGAACGCCCATGACACCGAAGGCAAGTCCATGGTGATCGTCGGCGCCGGCCTGAACCACTGGTACCACATGGACATGATCTACCGCGGCATCATCAACATGCTGATGATGTGCGGCTGCGTCGGCAAGAGCGGCGGCGGCTGGGCCCACTATGTGGGCCAGGAAAAGCTGCGGCCGCAATTCGGCTGGGCGCCGCTGGCCTTCGCTTCGGACTGGGTCCGCCCGCCGCGCCAGATGAACGGCACTTCCTTCTTCTACGCCCATACCAGCCAGTGGCGCCACGAGAAGCTGAACGTCCAGGAAATCCTGGGGCCGACGGCGGATCGCGGCCGCTACGGCGACCTCAGCATGATCGACCTGAACGCCCGCGCCGAGCGCATGGGCTGGCTGCCGTCGGCGCCGCAACTGCGCACCAACCCGCTGGACGTGGTGGCGCAGGCGGAAAGCCAGGGCAAGGACCCGGTCGCCTATGTGGCAGAACAGCTCAAGTCGGGCGAATTGCGCATGTCTTGCGAGGACCCGGACGATCCGGCCAACTTCCCGCGCAATATGTTCGTGTGGCGCTCCAATATCCTCGGCTCCAGCGGCAAGGGGCACGAGTACTTCCTGAAGTACCTCCTGGGCACGCAGAACGCGGTCTTCGGCGACGAAGCCGATGCGATCAAGCCTACCGAGGTGACCTATCAGGAAGACGCTGCCGAAGGCAAGCTGGACCTGCTGACCGTGCTGGACTTCCGCATGAGCACCACCTGCCTGTACGGCGACATCGTGCTGCCCACGGCCACCTGGTACGAAAAGGATGACCTCAACACCTCGGACATGCACCCGTTCATCCATCCGCTGAGCGAAGCCGTGCAGCCCTTGTGGGAAAGCAAGACCGACTGGGAGATCTACAAGCTGCTGGCCAAGAAGTTCAGCGAAATCGGCGGCCCCTACCTGGGCAAGCGCCGCGACGTGGTGCTGACGCCGCTGATGCACGACACCCCGGGAGAGCTGGGCCAGGCTTTCGAGCCCAAGGACTGGAAGCTGGGCGAATGCGATCTGGTGCCGGGGAAGACCGCGCCCAACATGACCGTGGTCGAACGCGACTACAACGACATCTATCGCAAGTTCACCTCGGTGGGACCGCTGCTGGACAAGCTGGGCAATGGCGGCAAGGGCATCAACTGGAACACCGAGCACGAAGTGCACGAGCTGGCCGGCATCAACGAGGCCGTGAGCGAGCCGGGCGTGAGCCAGGGCCGGCCCAAGCTGGACACCGCCATCGACGCGGCCGAGATGATCCTGACCTTCGCGCCCGAGACCAATGGCCACGTGTCGGTCAAGGCCTGGGAAGCCCTGAGCAAGATCACGGGGCGTGAGCACGCGCACCTGGCCATCGGCCGCGAGCACGACAAGATCCGCTTCCGCGACATCCAGGCGCAGCCGCGCAAGATCATTTCCGCGCCCACCTGGTCGGGCCTGGAAAGCGAAGAGGTCAGCTACAACGCCGGCTATACCAACGTGCATGAACTGATCCCATGGCGCACCCTGACGGGCCGCCAGCAGTTCTACCAGGACCATCGCTGGATGCTGGACTTCGGCGAAGGCTCCTGCGTGTACAAGCCCGCCATCGACACCAAGACGGTCGCGCCCATGCTGGGCCGCTACCCGAACGGCGAGAAGGAACTGGTCCTGAACTGGCTGACGCCGCACCAGAAGTGGGGCATCCACAGCACGTACTCGGACAACCTGCGCATGCTGACGCTGAGCCGCGGCGGTCCCCACGTGTGGATCTCGGAGGCCGAGGCCAAGCAGGCCGGGCTGGTCGACAACGACTGGGTCGAAGTGTTCAACGTCAACGGCACCCTGACGGCGCGGGTGGTGGTCAGCCAGCGCGTGCCGGTCGGCATGTGCCTGATGTACCACGCGCAGGAAAAGATCGTGAACGTGCCTGGCGCGGAAACCAGCGGCAAGCGCGGCGGCATCCATAACTCGGTCACGCGCACGGTGCTCAAGCCCACGCACATGATCGGCGGCTACGCCCAGCAGGCCTACGGCTTCAATTACTACGGCACGGTGGGCGCCAACCGCGATGAATTCGTGGTGCTGCGCAAGATGAAGAAGGTGGACTGGCTGGAAGGTCCGCTGGTCGAAACGCAACAAGAAGAGAAGCAATCATGA
- the narH gene encoding nitrate reductase subunit beta: MRIRAQIGMVLNLDKCIGCHTCSVTCKNVWTSRDGVEYAWFNNVETKPGIGYPKEWENQEKWKGGWKRTAAGKLEPRQGGKLRILANLFANPNLPQIDDYYEPFTFDYEHLQKAPLSQTPPTARPVSVLTGKKMDKIHWGPNWEDDLGGEFSARSRDALFEGVQKEMYSTFENTFMMYLPRLCEHCLNPACVASCPSGSIYKREDDGIVLVDQDKCRGWRMCISGCPYKKIYYNWSSGKAEKCTFCYPRIEAGQPTVCSETCVGRIRYLGVMLYDADQIEHAASTANEQDLYQSQLDLFLDPHSPEVIAAAREQGIPESWLEAARKSPVYKMAMEWRVAFPLHPEYRTLPMVWYIPPLSPIQTAAESGQMPQRTVGKSAMIPDVSSLRIPVRYLANLLTAGKEAPVVQALERMLAMRAYKRSETVHGERDTALLEQVGLTEATVQDMYKIMAIADYEDRFVVPSSHKEVVEDSFNEKGSCGFTFGNGCSGGVSEGTLFGRKPQGSEIFIEMPKSRKKAATA, encoded by the coding sequence ATGAGGATACGCGCCCAAATCGGCATGGTGCTGAACCTGGACAAGTGCATAGGCTGCCACACTTGCTCGGTCACCTGCAAGAACGTCTGGACCAGCCGCGACGGTGTCGAATACGCCTGGTTCAACAACGTGGAAACCAAGCCCGGCATCGGCTATCCCAAGGAATGGGAGAACCAGGAAAAGTGGAAGGGCGGCTGGAAGCGTACCGCTGCCGGCAAGCTGGAACCGCGCCAGGGCGGCAAGCTGCGCATCCTGGCCAACCTGTTCGCCAACCCGAACCTGCCGCAGATCGACGACTACTACGAGCCGTTCACCTTCGACTACGAGCATCTGCAGAAGGCGCCGCTGTCGCAGACGCCGCCGACCGCGCGTCCGGTGTCGGTGCTGACCGGCAAGAAGATGGACAAGATCCATTGGGGCCCGAACTGGGAAGACGACCTGGGCGGCGAGTTCAGCGCGCGCAGCCGCGACGCCTTGTTCGAGGGCGTGCAGAAGGAGATGTACTCGACCTTCGAGAACACCTTCATGATGTACCTGCCGCGCCTGTGCGAACACTGCCTGAACCCGGCCTGTGTCGCCAGCTGCCCGTCCGGTTCCATCTACAAGCGTGAAGACGACGGCATCGTGCTGGTCGACCAGGACAAGTGCCGCGGCTGGCGCATGTGCATCTCCGGCTGCCCGTACAAGAAGATCTACTACAACTGGAGCAGCGGCAAGGCCGAGAAGTGCACCTTCTGCTATCCGCGCATCGAGGCCGGCCAGCCGACCGTGTGCTCGGAAACCTGCGTGGGCCGCATCCGCTACCTGGGCGTGATGCTGTACGACGCCGACCAGATCGAGCACGCCGCGTCCACCGCCAACGAGCAGGACCTGTACCAGTCGCAGCTCGACCTGTTCCTGGATCCGCATTCGCCCGAGGTGATCGCCGCCGCGCGCGAACAGGGCATTCCCGAATCCTGGCTGGAAGCCGCCCGCAAGTCGCCGGTCTACAAGATGGCGATGGAATGGCGCGTCGCCTTCCCGCTGCATCCGGAATACCGCACCTTGCCCATGGTCTGGTACATCCCGCCGCTGTCGCCCATCCAGACGGCCGCCGAGTCCGGCCAGATGCCGCAGCGCACGGTGGGCAAGAGCGCCATGATCCCGGACGTCTCCAGCCTGCGCATCCCGGTGCGCTACCTGGCCAACCTCTTGACGGCGGGCAAGGAAGCGCCGGTGGTGCAGGCGCTGGAACGCATGCTGGCCATGCGCGCCTACAAGCGCTCGGAAACCGTGCACGGCGAACGCGACACGGCGCTGCTGGAGCAGGTCGGCCTGACCGAGGCGACCGTGCAGGACATGTACAAGATCATGGCCATCGCCGACTACGAGGACCGCTTCGTGGTGCCCAGCAGCCACAAGGAAGTGGTCGAGGACAGCTTCAACGAGAAGGGCAGCTGCGGTTTCACCTTCGGCAACGGCTGCTCGGGCGGGGTGTCGGAAGGCACTTTGTTCGGACGCAAGCCCCAGGGCAGCGAGATCTTCATCGAGATGCCGAAATCGCGCAAGAAGGCCGCCACGGCCTAG